The proteins below come from a single Nocardiopsis gilva YIM 90087 genomic window:
- a CDS encoding adenosine deaminase has protein sequence MSTPVPIPKAELHIHIEGTLEPELAFELAERNGVRLPYATVDELRAAYSFSDLQSFLDLYYALMAVLRTERDFTDLADAYLARATAQGVRHAEIFFDPQAHAVRGVGMDVVVRGLAAALESAEERHGMTTRLILCFLRDRPADEALRTLEEARPYFNVISGVGLDSAEVGNPPEKFREVFATARDAGLHLVAHAGEEGPPAYVWQALDALGVERVDHGVRCMEDEALVERLRSERMPLTVCPFSNVRLRVVDRLEDHPLPRMLQAGLMVTVNSDDPAYFGGYAEDNMRGVRSALGLGEEDVRTLARNSVNAAFIDADRRAALLAEVDAHRFAD, from the coding sequence ATGTCCACCCCCGTCCCCATCCCCAAGGCCGAGCTGCACATCCACATCGAGGGGACGCTCGAACCCGAGCTGGCCTTCGAGCTGGCCGAGCGCAACGGGGTGCGGCTGCCCTACGCCACGGTGGACGAGCTGCGCGCCGCCTACTCCTTCAGCGATCTGCAGTCGTTCCTCGACCTGTACTACGCGCTGATGGCGGTGCTACGCACCGAGCGGGACTTCACCGATCTGGCCGATGCCTACCTGGCCCGGGCTACCGCCCAGGGGGTGCGCCACGCCGAGATCTTCTTCGACCCCCAGGCCCACGCCGTGCGCGGTGTCGGGATGGACGTAGTCGTGCGCGGGCTCGCGGCCGCACTGGAGAGCGCCGAGGAACGCCACGGGATGACGACACGGCTGATCCTGTGCTTCCTGCGGGACCGCCCGGCCGACGAAGCCCTGCGCACGCTGGAGGAGGCGCGCCCCTACTTCAATGTGATCAGCGGGGTCGGGCTGGACTCCGCCGAAGTGGGCAACCCGCCGGAGAAGTTCCGCGAGGTGTTCGCCACGGCGCGCGACGCCGGGCTGCACCTGGTCGCCCACGCCGGCGAGGAGGGGCCGCCCGCCTACGTGTGGCAGGCCCTGGACGCGCTGGGGGTCGAGCGCGTGGACCACGGCGTGCGCTGCATGGAGGACGAGGCCCTGGTCGAGCGGCTGCGCAGCGAGCGCATGCCGCTGACGGTGTGCCCGTTCTCCAACGTCCGGCTGCGCGTCGTGGACCGTCTGGAGGACCACCCGCTGCCCCGCATGCTGCAGGCCGGGCTCATGGTGACGGTGAACTCCGACGACCCCGCCTACTTCGGCGGCTATGCCGAGGACAACATGCGCGGCGTACGCTCGGCCCTCGGGCTGGGCGAGGAGGACGTGCGCACGCTGGCCCGCAACTCCGTCAACGCCGCGTTCATCGACGCCGACCGGCGCGCCGCCCTGCTGGCCGAAGTCGACGCCCACCGGTTCGCCGACTGA
- a CDS encoding MFS transporter → MPIALLALAIGAFAIGTTEFVAMGILPDVADYFGVSIPTAGYMISGYAIGVVIGAPLLAAVGARIDRKRLLIALMALFTLGNIASALAPTFDLLLISRFLTALPHGTFFGVGSVVAAALVPVTKRAQAFALMIAGLTVANIVGVPLATIASHHLGWRSTYGMIAAVGVLTLILLIRLVPAQRPQPGASVRSELSALARLQVWMTLLVGAVGFGGMFAAYSYISPMMTEVAGFGAPAVAVILAVYGVGMTVGNLVGGRAADRALLPTMYVCLISMAVTLLLLHALAPFKIAAVVMVFLVAVTGTALVPSLQIRLMDSAKDAPSLAAALNHSALNLANAAGAWLGGLVIAAGYGYTAPNLLGAGLAVAGLVVALASGMMDRRLRRPAPASARAGDGAEQESATTV, encoded by the coding sequence GTGCCTATCGCCCTGCTCGCTCTGGCTATCGGAGCATTCGCTATCGGCACCACCGAGTTCGTCGCCATGGGGATCCTGCCCGATGTGGCCGACTACTTCGGGGTGTCGATCCCCACGGCCGGGTACATGATCTCCGGATATGCCATCGGCGTGGTGATCGGCGCCCCGCTGCTGGCCGCCGTGGGCGCCCGTATCGACCGCAAGCGGCTGCTCATCGCGCTGATGGCGCTGTTCACCCTGGGCAACATCGCCTCGGCGCTGGCCCCCACCTTCGACCTGCTGCTCATCTCCCGGTTCCTGACCGCGCTGCCGCACGGCACCTTCTTCGGGGTCGGATCGGTGGTGGCCGCCGCGCTGGTGCCGGTGACCAAGCGCGCCCAGGCGTTCGCACTGATGATCGCGGGGCTGACGGTCGCCAACATCGTGGGGGTGCCGCTGGCCACGATCGCCTCCCACCACCTGGGCTGGCGCAGCACCTACGGGATGATCGCGGCCGTCGGCGTACTCACCCTCATCCTGCTCATCCGCCTGGTGCCCGCCCAGCGCCCCCAGCCCGGCGCCTCGGTCCGCTCCGAGCTGAGCGCCCTGGCCCGCCTGCAGGTGTGGATGACGCTGCTGGTCGGCGCGGTGGGCTTCGGCGGCATGTTCGCCGCCTACAGCTACATCTCCCCGATGATGACCGAGGTGGCGGGCTTCGGCGCCCCGGCCGTGGCCGTCATCCTGGCCGTCTACGGCGTGGGCATGACGGTGGGCAACCTCGTCGGTGGGCGCGCGGCCGACCGGGCGCTGCTGCCCACGATGTATGTCTGCCTGATCAGCATGGCGGTGACGCTGCTGCTCCTGCACGCCCTGGCCCCGTTCAAGATCGCGGCGGTGGTGATGGTGTTCCTGGTCGCTGTCACCGGCACCGCCCTGGTGCCCTCCCTGCAGATCCGTCTGATGGACTCCGCCAAGGACGCGCCGTCGCTGGCCGCGGCGCTGAACCACTCCGCGCTCAACCTCGCCAACGCGGCCGGGGCCTGGCTGGGCGGGCTGGTCATCGCCGCGGGCTACGGCTACACCGCCCCCAACCTGCTGGGTGCGGGGCTGGCCGTGGCCGGTCTGGTGGTGGCCCTGGCCTCGGGCATGATGGACCGCCGCCTGCGCCGCCCCGCCCCTGCTTCCGCCAGGGCCGGGGACGGCGCTGAGCAGGAGTCGGCCACCACGGTGTGA
- a CDS encoding MBL fold metallo-hydrolase: protein MSAANAGLVEIVPGVHAWVQPDGSWWINNAGVVRGDDGGDALVIDTCCTADRTRRFLQAARHAVDGAALRFALNTHLHGDHTYGNYLLPEDTTVIAHEATRAGMIADPFIKGCPPVWQPTPDWSGARLRTPTLTLTDGMTLHLGERRVELRHPGYRAHTPGDVVAWLPDERVLFTGDLVFHQVTPLVLMGSLEGARRSVAWLSDFEADHIIPGHGGLLEEGAFRTVLAAHDRYYRFILETAAWGRNEGLSPLEAANGVELGEFADWHDPERVVLNLHRAYADADGKEPDVLAAFADAVTYNGGPLRCVV from the coding sequence ATGAGTGCGGCGAACGCGGGCCTGGTGGAGATCGTGCCGGGCGTGCACGCGTGGGTGCAGCCGGACGGTTCCTGGTGGATCAACAACGCGGGCGTCGTGCGCGGTGACGACGGCGGCGACGCCCTAGTCATCGACACCTGTTGCACAGCCGACCGCACGCGGCGCTTCCTCCAGGCCGCACGGCACGCGGTGGACGGGGCGGCCCTGCGCTTCGCGCTCAACACACACCTGCACGGCGACCACACCTACGGCAACTATCTGCTGCCGGAGGACACGACCGTCATCGCCCACGAGGCGACCCGTGCGGGCATGATCGCCGACCCGTTCATCAAGGGCTGTCCCCCGGTGTGGCAGCCCACCCCGGACTGGAGCGGGGCGCGCCTGCGCACGCCCACCCTGACCCTGACCGACGGGATGACGCTGCACCTGGGCGAGCGGCGGGTCGAGCTGCGCCATCCCGGCTATCGGGCGCACACCCCGGGCGACGTGGTCGCCTGGCTGCCGGACGAGCGCGTCCTGTTCACCGGTGACCTGGTGTTCCACCAGGTCACCCCGCTGGTGCTGATGGGGTCGCTGGAGGGGGCGCGGCGCTCGGTGGCCTGGCTGTCGGACTTCGAGGCCGACCACATCATCCCCGGGCACGGGGGGCTGCTCGAGGAGGGGGCGTTCCGCACGGTGCTGGCGGCCCACGACCGCTACTACCGCTTCATCCTGGAGACGGCGGCCTGGGGACGCAATGAGGGGTTGAGTCCGCTGGAGGCCGCCAACGGCGTTGAGCTGGGCGAGTTCGCCGACTGGCACGATCCGGAGCGGGTGGTGCTCAACCTGCACCGCGCCTATGCCGACGCCGACGGCAAAGAGCCCGACGTGCTGGCCGCGTTCGCCGATGCCGTCACCTACAACGGCGGTCCGCTGCGCTGTGTGGTTTGA